In one Lolium rigidum isolate FL_2022 chromosome 3, APGP_CSIRO_Lrig_0.1, whole genome shotgun sequence genomic region, the following are encoded:
- the LOC124703157 gene encoding RHOMBOID-like protein 2, which translates to MKPAGPGAGALEVRVERPQPPPVHLNPVRLRARPYYRRWTSWLVPAASVACVVVFLVTMFVNDCPDRGLGNCFASFLGRFSFQPLKENPLLGPSSTALLKMGALDVSKVVHGRQGWRLITCMWLHAGVVHLLINVLCLIFIGIRLEQEFGFVRIGIVYLISGFGGSLMSALFIRSSISVGASGALFGLIGSMLSELITNWTLYANKVAALLTLVFVIVVNLALGILPRVDNFAHIGGLISGFFLGFVVFIRPQFAWLNQNRVAPGQQTAPAERKHKTYQYVLWIVAVVMLIVGFTVAIVLLFRGYNANDHCSWCHYMSCVPTQKWKCNSSPTTCNAILQGNTLNLTCEGTGIHRSYIVAEAPQDKIDQFCQQLCS; encoded by the exons ATGAAGCCCGCCggccccggcgccggcgccctCGAGGTCCGCGTCGAGCGGCCGCAGCCTCCGCCGGTGCACCTGAACCCGGTCCGGCTCAGGGCGCGCCCCTACTACCGCCGCTGGACGTCCTGGCTCGTCCCGGCCGCCTCCGTCGCctgcgtcgtcgtcttcctcgtcaccatGTTCGTCAACGACTGCCCCGACCGCGGCCTCGGGAACTGCTTCGCATCCTTCCTCGGCCGCTTCTCCTTCCAGCCGCTCAAGGAGAACCCGCTCCTCGGACCATCCTCCACCGC GTTGCTGAAGATGGGAGCTTTAGATGTGTCTAAAGTTGTCCATGGTCGCCAAGGATGGCGTTTAATCACGTGTATGTGGCTCCATGCAGGGGTTGTTCATTTGCTCATCAATGTGCTTTGCCTTATTTTTATTGGTATTCGACTGGAACAGGAATTTGGGTTTG TGAGGATCGGCATTGTTTATCTCATTTCTGGTTTTGGTGGGAGCTTGATGTCCGCTCTCTTCATCCGATCAAGTATTTCCGTTGGTGCCTCTGGTGCTCTGTTTGGACTGATTGGGTCTATGCTTTCTGAACTCATTACAAATTGGACACTCTATGCAAATAAG GTGGCAGCATTATTAACCCTGGTATTTGTAATCGTGGTGAACTTGGCTCTTGGGATACTCCCCAGAGTGGATAACTTTGCTCATATTGGGGGCCTTATATCTGGGTTCTTTCTTGGATTTGTGGTCTTCATTCGACCACAGTTTGCATGGCTTAACCAGAACAGAGTAGCACCTGGACAACAAACTGCTCCTGCTGAACGGAAGCATAAGACATATCAATATGTATTGTGGATAGTTGCTGTTGTTATGCTGATTGTCGG GTTCACGGTGGCTATAGTTCTGCTTTTCCGAGGATATAATGCAAATGATCACTGCTCTTGGTGTCACTATATGAGCTGTGTTCCTACTCAAAAATGGAAGTGCAACTCGTCACCAACAACTTGCAAT GCAATACTGCAGGGGAATACCTTGAACTTGACGTGCGAAGGCACAGGCATACACCGGAGCTACATTGTAGCTGAAGCTCCACAAGATAAGATCGACCAGTTCTGCCAGCAGCTTTGCAGTTAG